CGATATGCAGGCCGCCCGGACCGGGCTCGAACTTGTCGTAGATGCCCAGGCCGCCATCGTCCGGGTGCGTGACCTTCAGGCCGAGCGCAGCGCTCCAGAACGCGGAAGCCGCGGGCAGGTCGTCGACCTGGCTGTCGATGATGAAACCGGCGAGGCGACTGCGGTGGCTCATGGCGACTCCTGCGGTGGGATCACCGCGGCATCCTGCCACGCTTCGCGGTCTGAGGTTGCCCTCATCCCGCGCGTCCGGTGCAGGGCGTGAGTGAGCGGCCGATGCTACGCACCGCTCACCGGATGCCCTGGCGCACGGTCAGTGCGGCAACGCGAGGTCGTCGATCAAGGCCTTGAGGAAGCGCGCCGCTTCGCCGCCCGTGCAGGCGCGGTGGTCGAACGTCACCGACAGCGGAATGACCTTGTGCGATTCGAAGCCGCCCATCACCGGCGTGACCTGGTGGCGGGCGCGGCCGGCGGCGATGATGGCCACGCACGGCGGCACCACCACGGGGGTGGCGTAGCGGCCGGCGAACATGCCGAAGTTGCTCAGCGAGATCGTGTAACCGGTCAGTTCGGACGGTGGGATGCTGCGGTCTTCCACCTGCGCGCGCAGGCGGTTGATGCTTTCGCGCACGCCGCTGGCTTCCAGCAGGTCCGCATTGCGCAGCGCGGGGACGAACAGGCCGTCGTCGGTATCCACGGCGATGCCGATGTCGACATGCGGATGCAGCGTACGGGTCAGCTTGTCGCCATCGAACCAGGCGTTCATCGCCGGCACCGTCTTGCAGGCGCGGACGATGGCGCGGACCAGGCGGCCGGTCATGTCGTTGCCGGGCGTCCAGGCATGCACGTCGGCGTCGTCGCTCAGCGTGGTCGGCACCACCCTGGCATGGGCGTCGGCCATGACGCGCGCCATGTTGCGGCGCACGCCCTTGAGCTGTTCGGGCTGGCCGCTGACGGACACGCCCGGCGGCTGCGTGCGCATCGGCTTGCCGCTGGCCGACAGCGCAGTGCGCTGATCTTCCCTTCTCCCCTCGGGAGAAGGTGCCCGAAGGGCGGATGAGGGTTCGGTACGAGCGCTAGCGACGGGATGCTGCGCACCCTCTCCCCCGACCCCTCTCCCGGCGGGAGAGGGGAGCAGATTGGATCCGTCGGCGGCCGCCTGCTTCACATCCTGCATCGTGACCGCGCCATCGCCGCCGGTCGCACGCACGCGGGTCAGGTCCACGCCGAGCTTCTTCGCCATCGCGCGCACGGCCGGCATCGCCTTGACGCCCCCGACGGCGATGGCCTGCTCGGTGTGCACCGCGTTGGACGATTGCATGGCACCGACCACGGTGCCGGCGTCGTCGCGCTCGCCGCCGTCGTTTGCCGCCGGTGCGGAAGCCGCAGCTGCGGGCGGCGCGGCCTGTTCCTTGGGCGGGCCGTGGTGGTGGCCGGTGTCCTGGCCTTCTGCGCGCTGCGGCAGGTTGGCATCGGGTTCGAACACGGCGAGCATGCTGCCGGTGACCACCACGTCGCCCGCCGCGCCGGCCAGCTTCACCACCTTGCCGGACACCGGGGACGGCACTTCGACCACGGCCTTCGCGGTCTCCATCGACACCAGCGGTTCGTCCAGCCGGATCACGTCGCCTTCCTTGACGAACCACTCGACGATGGTCGCGTCCGGGAGGCCTTCGCCCAGGTCGGGAAGGTGGAAGGTCTTGCTCTCGCTCATTCGGAAGGTCTCTTCGTAAGTCGTTTCGTGGACCGACGCGCGGTCAGCCGTTCGCCATCGCCCGCTTCGCCGCCGCGACGATCTTGTCGACGCTGGGCAGGTACTTCATCTCGAGGCGGAACAGCGGAATATGGGTGTCGTAGCCGGTGACGCGCTCGACCGGAGCGAGCAGGTCGTACATCGAGTGCTCGGCCAGGCGCGCGGCGATCTCCGCGCCGAAGCCCGCGGTGCGCGGTGCTTCGTGCACGATCACGCAGCGACCGGTGCGGGCCACCGATTCGGCGATGGTGTCGAAGTCGAGCGGACGCAGCGTCGCCACGTCGATGACTTCGGCGCTGATGCCTTCGCCGGCCAGCTTGTCGGCGGCTTCCAGCGCTTCCTTCACCTGTGCGCCCCAGGTCACCAGGGTCACGTCGGTGCCGTCGCGCAGCACGAAACACACGTCCAGCGGCAGCGCCTCGCCGTCGTCGGCGACCACTTCCTTGTACTGGCGGTAGATGCGCTTGGGCTCCATGTAGATGACCGGGTCCGGGTCGCGGATGGCGGCCAGCAGCAGACCGTAGGCGCGCTGCGGCGAGGACGGCATCACCACGCGCAGGCCGGGCACGTTGGTGAAGATCGCCTCGTTGGCCTCGCTGTGGTGTTCCGGCGCGCGGATGCCGCCGCCCCACGGCACGCGCAGCACCATCGGGCAGTGCAGGCGGCCACGCGTGCGGGTACGCAGGCGGGCGGCGTGGCAGATGATGTGGTCGACCATCGGATAGACGAAGCCGTCGAACTGCGCTTCGGCCACCGGTTTCATACCTTGCGCGGCCAGACCGACCGTCAGGCCGGCGATGGTGGTCTCGTCGAGCGGCGTGTCGAGCACGCGCTCCGGGCCGAACTTCTGCTGCAGGCCCGCGGTGGCGCGGAACACGCCGCCGTTCACGCCCACGTCCTCGCCCAGCACCAGCACGGATTCGTCGTGCGCGATCTCCCAGGCCAGCGCCTGGGTGATGGCTTCGATCAGGGTGATCGCCGTCGGGGCGGCCACGGTCTCGGCGTTCTGTGTCTTCGCCACGGTCTTGTTCTCCATCACGGCGCTCATGCGCGGCCCTCCGCGGCGATCGCGGCGGCGCGTTGCTGCAGCAGTTCCGGCGGCGGGTCGGCGTACAGGTAGTCGAACATCGCCTCGACCGGCTGCACCGGCGTGTTGAGGTAGGCGTTGACCTCTTCGTCGACCAGCGCGCCGCACTCTTCCTTCCACGCGGCTTCGTCGGCTTCGCTCCAGGCGCCCTGCGCGGTCAGCCAGGTGCGCAGGCGGGTCATCGGCTCGCGCGCCCAGCCGGCCTTCACTTCGGCATCGTCGCGGTAGCGGCGCGCGTCGTCGGCGGTGGTGTGGTCGGACAGGCGGTAGGTGACGAACTCGATCACCGTGCCGCCCTGGCTCTTGCGGGCGCGCTCGCTGGCGCGGCGCATGCCCTCGAGCACGGCGATCAGATCGTTGCCGTCCACCTGAAGGCAATGCAGGCCGCCGGCCAGGCCCTTCTGCGCCAGCGTCTGCGCGCCGGTCTGCGCGCTGCGCGGCACCGAGATCGCCCAGCCGTTGTTGATCACGCCCAGCACCAGCGGCAGTTCGTAGGCGCCGGCGGAATTCAGCGCGGCGTAGAAGTCGGTCTTCGACGAACCGCCGTCGCCGCAGGTGCTCACCGCGATGTGCGGCTGCTTGCGCAGCTTGAAGGATAGCGCCGCGCCGGCCGCATGCAGGCACTGGGTGGAAATCGGCACGCAGAACGGGAAGTCGATGCGTGCATCGCTGTCGCGGTCGAAGTCGCTGCCGCGCTCGTCGCCGCCCCAGTACATCAGCACGTCGCGCGGTTTCACCCCGCGCATGAACATGGCGCCGTACTCGCGGTAGCTGGGCGCATAGACGTCGCCGGTGCGCATCGAGGCGCCGATGCCGACATGGGTGGCCTCGTGGCCCAGGCAGCTGGCGTAGGTGCCCAGCTTGCCGGTGCGCTGCAGGGCGATCGCCTTGGTGTCGAAGGTGCGGACGAACAGCATCTGCTTGAACAGCTCGCGCAGGCGGGCGATGTCGCGCCCGGCCTCGGGCAGGTCGGGGCGGACCAGGGTGCCGTCGGGCCCCAGGTACTGGAGGTATTCGATCTCGAAGCTTGCGGCGATGCTCATCTGGACGGTGTTCTCGTCGATAGGCGGAATTGGTTTCAGATGTAATTTTAGGAGCGGCGATCCGGATGGCCGTCGTGCAATGCAGCAAGACGACGGCGCATGGCACCCGGCGTGGCAGGAAACCGGTGCGGAAACAGGGGCTTGCCGGGCTGTCGTTCGGTGTCAGCCTGCCTGCGGTCGGCGTGGGCCGGACGTGATGCGCGTCGCGGGCTGCGCAAACGACAAGGGGCGCGGTTGCCCGCGCCCCTGTCGACCCCACGATGGCGGGAAAGTTCAGCGGATGCGCTGAACCAGGCGATCGTGGTTGTTGGCGGTGTCCGGGTCCGGCGTGTCGCTGCTGACCGTCGCCTCGAACTCGAACGAGGTGCCGCGCTTGGGCTTGCCGGGCACGACCATCGCGAAGGCCAGCGTCTGCACGCTCTTCGGCATGGCGCCGCGGCGGGTGCATTCGGCCTTCGAGCCGTCGGCGGTGTCCTGCACGCGGGTGCACGACCAGCCGCTCGGAGCGGCGACCGCGGCGTAGCGGGCGTCGACGTTGCTCGACAGCACCACCTTGACCTGCTCGGCGGTGTCCGGACCGGCGTTGCGCACCGGCACCAGCAGGGTGGCGATGGTGTTGCGCAGCAGCGGCAGCGCGCCACCGGCCAGCTTCACCGACAGGTCGGCCTTGCGGGTCGGCAGGGCGGCGACGGCCACCGAGACGGCGGCGGTGTTGTCGCCGTTGGCCGGGTCGAGCACGGTCGAATGGGCCGACACGCCCAGGCCGAGCGTGGCGCCCGCCGCGCTGGCCGGGACGACCGCATCGAGCGCGAAGGTCGCTTCGCTTCCCACCGCCAGCGAGGGCACGGTGCAGGCCACGCGGGTGGTGCCCGCGGTGACTTCCGGTGCCGCACAGTTCCAGCCGGCCGGCAGCGTGGCCAGCGACGGCGACAGCTCGGCCGAGAACACGAAGGCGAACGCCGCCGGCGATGCCGCACCCGGTCCGGCGTTGCGGACGGTCGCGGTGTAGCGCACGGTCTCGCCGACGTTGGCGGTGGCGCGGTCGGCCGACACCGTCGCCGACAGGTCGGCGCGGGCGAACGACGGCACGCGGATGCTCAGGCGTACCGGATCGTGGTCGGACGAGCGCAGCGCGACGGTGGCGTCGCCGAAGTTGTCCACGCCGAAGTCCGCGTTGATGCGCGCATGGTCCACGCGCAGGCCGGCGGCCATCACCAGGGCTTCGTTGAACAGCACGTGGTCCAGCGTCTGCGCATTGCCCTCGAACGAGTACGAGTAGCGGTGCGCCGGATCGGCGATCAGCTGCGAG
This genomic stretch from Pseudoxanthomonas sp. CF385 harbors:
- a CDS encoding alpha-ketoacid dehydrogenase subunit beta gives rise to the protein MENKTVAKTQNAETVAAPTAITLIEAITQALAWEIAHDESVLVLGEDVGVNGGVFRATAGLQQKFGPERVLDTPLDETTIAGLTVGLAAQGMKPVAEAQFDGFVYPMVDHIICHAARLRTRTRGRLHCPMVLRVPWGGGIRAPEHHSEANEAIFTNVPGLRVVMPSSPQRAYGLLLAAIRDPDPVIYMEPKRIYRQYKEVVADDGEALPLDVCFVLRDGTDVTLVTWGAQVKEALEAADKLAGEGISAEVIDVATLRPLDFDTIAESVARTGRCVIVHEAPRTAGFGAEIAARLAEHSMYDLLAPVERVTGYDTHIPLFRLEMKYLPSVDKIVAAAKRAMANG
- a CDS encoding dihydrolipoamide acetyltransferase family protein; the protein is MSESKTFHLPDLGEGLPDATIVEWFVKEGDVIRLDEPLVSMETAKAVVEVPSPVSGKVVKLAGAAGDVVVTGSMLAVFEPDANLPQRAEGQDTGHHHGPPKEQAAPPAAAASAPAANDGGERDDAGTVVGAMQSSNAVHTEQAIAVGGVKAMPAVRAMAKKLGVDLTRVRATGGDGAVTMQDVKQAAADGSNLLPSPAGRGVGGEGAQHPVASARTEPSSALRAPSPEGRREDQRTALSASGKPMRTQPPGVSVSGQPEQLKGVRRNMARVMADAHARVVPTTLSDDADVHAWTPGNDMTGRLVRAIVRACKTVPAMNAWFDGDKLTRTLHPHVDIGIAVDTDDGLFVPALRNADLLEASGVRESINRLRAQVEDRSIPPSELTGYTISLSNFGMFAGRYATPVVVPPCVAIIAAGRARHQVTPVMGGFESHKVIPLSVTFDHRACTGGEAARFLKALIDDLALPH
- the pdhA gene encoding pyruvate dehydrogenase (acetyl-transferring) E1 component subunit alpha encodes the protein MSIAASFEIEYLQYLGPDGTLVRPDLPEAGRDIARLRELFKQMLFVRTFDTKAIALQRTGKLGTYASCLGHEATHVGIGASMRTGDVYAPSYREYGAMFMRGVKPRDVLMYWGGDERGSDFDRDSDARIDFPFCVPISTQCLHAAGAALSFKLRKQPHIAVSTCGDGGSSKTDFYAALNSAGAYELPLVLGVINNGWAISVPRSAQTGAQTLAQKGLAGGLHCLQVDGNDLIAVLEGMRRASERARKSQGGTVIEFVTYRLSDHTTADDARRYRDDAEVKAGWAREPMTRLRTWLTAQGAWSEADEAAWKEECGALVDEEVNAYLNTPVQPVEAMFDYLYADPPPELLQQRAAAIAAEGRA